From Acropora muricata isolate sample 2 chromosome 14, ASM3666990v1, whole genome shotgun sequence, one genomic window encodes:
- the LOC136899102 gene encoding achacin-like: MKIFDSETALSISEGNDSSNQSHCFHKKCTFRVWKVLVFSFSVVTVIVLLGFLIAMFGPGSKDLKYYPRSKPDGSRRNRGGGDVATEISPTTPGIEETTPRRSEKSSSAAMTTSESTLPPTTLPPTSPTDAECGVAIVGGGAAGLMLARDLLKSGSETNVCIFEKENRLGGKIFDYRFSEAPNITVGLGQLVLFGNNAEAESSLFDDLRVDYDGYERKARYFEVRGVFGSNFTALKSTAFPTLNITPTVRETVENVKHANSANFFTAGYFLSSYLSPEGAKYFETLYGLKGSYMQNINPESYKEYLKETVDDEVQIYEDTRPERGLSEGIDKLNHSVQNLGGKVYLSETVTSVSKDGSKFVVQTIKQKVKANKTIITTGPTALKKMTGDVIRSITDHEIFQSIVSVPAFFGAAVYSSAWWEDMKVLQIKDSYQALPMFISSSKCLGITMPYRGRGPNGVAVLQTIGNSAGCSDDWGKVLKVSKHAVDEELKRALEYKFQRKIPLTPLNTVYKYWEDGFWYFQKAGTNFSLSQIRNWAKRPLPGSDVFLADKAYYNFGGWLEDTILSANEAYKEGWNTTFSWLF, translated from the exons ATGAAGATTTTTGATAGTGAAACAGCACTTTCCATTAGTGAAGGAAATGATTCGAGCAATCAGAGTCACTGCTTTCACAAGAAGTGTACTTTTCGTGTTTGGAAAGTTCTGGTGTTCTCGTTCTCTGTTGTAACAGTCATCGTATTGTTGGGATTTTTGATCGCCATGTTTGGTCCAGGCAGCAAAGACTTGAAGTATTATCCAAGGAGCAAACCTGACGGTTCTCGGCGTAATAGAG GTGGTGGTGATGTTGCTACTGAGATAAGTCCAACGACCCCAGGAATAGAAGAAACTACACCTCGGCGCTCGGAAAAATCAAGCTCAGCTGCTATGACGACGTCGGAATCGACATTGCCTCCAACTACGTTGCCTCCAACCTCTCCAACGGATGCTGAGTGTGGAGTGGCTATTGTTGGCGGAG GAGCTGCTGGGCTTATGTTGGCTAGAGACCTTTTAAAATCCGGAAGTGAAACGAATGTTtgcatttttgaaaaagaaaatcggCTTGGAGGGAAAATCTTTGATTACCGTTTCTCTGAAGCTCCAAATATCACCGTAG GTCTCGGACAGTTGGTGCTCTTTGGAAATAATGCCGAAGCAGAAAG ttccCTGTTTGATGACCTTAGAGTAGATTACGATGGCTATGAGAGAAAGGCTCGATACTTTGAAGTTCGCGGTGTGTTTGGCAGCAATTTCACTGCTCTCAAATCGACTGCCTTCCCGACGTTAAATATTACCCCTACAGTTCGTGAAACTGTGGAAAATGTGAAGCATGCAAATTCTGCCAACTTTTTTACAGCTGGATATTTTCTATCCAGCTATTTATCACCTGAAGGAGCTAAGTATTTTGAAACTCTGTACGGCCTTAAAGGTAGCTACATGCAAAATATCAACCCTGAAAGTTATAAAGAGTATCTCAAAGAGACAGTTGATGACGAAGTTCAAATATATGAAGATACGAGACCTGAGAGGGGACTTTCTGAAGGAATCGACAAACTCAACCATTCGGTGCAAAATTTGGGAGGAAAAGTGTATCTGTCAGAAACGGTGACTTCAGTCTCTAAAGATGGAAGCAAGTTTGTGGTTCAGACAATAAAGCAAAAGGTAAAAGCCAACAAGACAATTATAACGACAGGACCAACGGCTCTCAAAAAGATGACCGGTGACGTCATTAGAAGTATCACCGATCACGAGATCTTTCAGTCCATTGTGAGTGTTCCTGCGTTTTTTGGAGCAGCGGTTTACTCAAGTGCCTGGTGGGAAGATATGAAGGTTTTACAAATAAAAGATTCTTATCAAGCATTACCCATGTTTATTTCTAGCAGTAAATGCCTCGGAATTACTATGCCTTACAG GGGACGAGGTCCTAATGGCGTGGCGGTACTTCAAACGATAGGGAACAGTGCAGGATGCAGCGATGACTGGGGGAAAGTCTTAAAGGTCTCGAAGCATGCCGTTGACGAAGAACTTAAAAGAGCCTTGGAATACAAGTTCCAGAGAAAAATTCCTTTGACACCTTTGAACACTGTCTATAAATATTGGGAAGACGGATTCTG GTATTTCCAGAAGGCTGGCACGAATTTCTCCTTGTCGCAAATACGTAACTGGGCAAAAAGACCACTCCCCGGGTCTGACGTATTCTTGGCTGATAAAGCGTATTACAACTTTGGTGGATGGCTTGAAGACACAATTCTCTCAGCAAATGAAGCTTATAAGGAAGGCTGGAATACGACGTTTTCCTGGCTTTTTTAG
- the LOC136897593 gene encoding uncharacterized protein — translation MSFNKRAFQRLFILLDKKLQAVPGKLENTRLENAGRVKEISFTKNCSASRIGRLLESSFSSLAGQDLSRLEFIASYSKGHSMAVVAKGLLNGEDLMKLYGGTRKKKVFLYLAPVSVSSTSTVTTSSLMPISSSNSTFTPTSAYLVASPSTSTSSIVTSLSISTTSTITTSIPTSTSTSSTSSIASATSTSPSTSSTPSVITSMPISTSTSFSSSTPASASVPSIDQDQVDFPSQFTPPVGGAATRRYLTMLAGAGGSTIPVYDDSDSDDQIEDVCSDQFNNNWSVVHLSSDNEDLGNDALSELEGGQEELRLNGYVTEDLSTPGVTSGDEFVSRLSEMLSCLEMLGNESQVITLSFLPHSFEEFIWQGTEDNTVMVAVLLKPSSSSANQDRCQKMITVLSDMKTSFCNCYFWIADIESMEAEKVKSKYAFKQLECAVLVLAPSLSKNKPQLVESFEGYDIDAKQFEEAILLSQQFCSSIREERKKLEEWRLDRWEQDQELKEMDNRDDAEVHERDISDTEVHEKDDGNDVEVQASDDEEEAKIRLARQNRLLPCQSGGSLIKACWGDQMFQRHFSKQALYQEVYDWLGSMAALPLYFSLYHPLDKTPIKHDEPIRGSERLYLHELTKNEAETVFNQTVTMFGDFVYKGNRDETLVDDLGSGISGDGKKRRKRGEGSRQKKNKRRREKKN, via the exons ATGAGCTTCAACAAACGCGCATTCCAACGATTGTTTATCCTTCTGGATAAAAAATTGCAGGCAGTGCCAGGGAAGCTGGAAAATACGAGGCTAGAGAATGCTGGGCGGGTGAAGGAAATCTCCTTCACAAAGAACTGTTCTGCCTCTCGCATAGGGAGGTTGCTGGAATCCAGTTTTTCGTCTTTAGCTGGACAAGATCTTTCCAG ATTGGAATTTATTGCCTCTTACTCCAAGGGTCATTCCATGGCTGTGGTAGCAAAAGGTCTACTGAATGGCGAGGATTTGATGAAATTATATGGTGGTACAAggaagaaaaaagttttcttaTACTTGGCCCCAG TATCAGTGTCCTCAACATCCACTGTGACAACATCATCTTTGATGCCAATCTCATCATCAAATTCCACATTTACACCCACTTCTGCATATTTGGTTGCATCCCCCTCCACATCTACCTCATCCATAGTCACTTCCCTGTCAATATCAACCACTTCCACCATAACCACTTCCATACCCACATCAACTTCCACATCATCTACCTCATCCATAGCCAGTGCCACGTCCACGTCACCTTCCACATCATCCACCCCATCCGTAATCACATCCATGCCTATATCCACTTCCACATCTTTCTCTTCATCCACTCCTGCATCAGCATCTGTGCCATCCATTGATCAAGATCAGGTGGACTTCCCATCACAGTTTACGCCACCAGTTGGTGGAG CAGCGACACGTAGATATCTGACGATGCTAGCAGGTGCTGGAGGATCAACCATACCAGTGT aCGATGACTCTGATTCTGATGACCAGATTGAGGATG TTTGCAGTGACCAGTTCAATAATAATTGGAGTGTCGTACATTTATCCTCAGATAATGAAGATCTTGGTAATGATG CTTTATCAGAGCTGGAGGGGGGTCAAGAGGAATTAAGACTGA ATGGATATGTTACTGAAGACCTGTCCACTCCTGGGGTTACTTCAG GGGATGAGTTTGTAAGCAGGTTATCTGAGATGCTGTCCTGCCTTGAGATGTTAGGAAATGAGAGTCAAGTAATTACTCTATCATTTTTACCACATTCATTTGAAGAG ttcatcTGGCAAGGAACTGAGGACAATACCGTCATGGTTGCAGTCCTGCTTaaaccatcatcatcatcagctaACCAGGACCGGTGTCAAAAGATGATCAC AGTATTGTCTGACATGAAGACATCGTTTTGTAACTGCTATTTTTGGATAGCAGATATAGAATCGATGGAAGCCGAGAAAG TTAAATCAAAGTATGCTTTCAAACAGCTTGAGTGTGCTGTGTTAGTGCTGGCACCTTCACTCAGCAAAAACAAGCCACAACTTGTCGAAAGTTTTGAAG GTTATGACATTGATGCCAAACAGTTTGAAGAGGCCATTCTGTTGTCTCAACAATTTTGTTCATCTATCAGAGAAGAAAG GAAGAAGTTGGAAGAATGGCGTCTGGACCGTTGGGAACAAGACCAAGAATTGAAG GAGATGGACAACAGAGATGATGCAGAG GTTCATGAAAGGGATATTAGTGATACAGAG GTTCACGAAAAGGATGATGGCAATGATGTAGAG GTTCAGGCTAGTGATGATGAAGAGGAAGCAAAG ATCCGACTTGCGAGACAAAATAGGTTGTTGCCCTGTCAATCAGGTGGGTCCTTGATTAAAGCATGTTGGGGGGACCAGATGTTTCAAAGACACTTCAGCAAGCAGGCACTATATCAG GAAGTCTATGATTGGCTGGGGAGTATGGCAGCTTTGCCATTGTATTTCTCCCTGTACCACCCCCTAGACAAAACACCCATTAAACATGACGAGCCAATTAGGGGGAGTGAACGTCTGTACTTGCATGAATTG ACAAAGAACGAAGCAGAGACGGTCTTTAATCAAACT gTTACCATGTTTGGTGATTTTGTATACAAGGGGAACAGAGACGAAACATTAGTTGACGATTTAG GATCTGGTATATCGGGTGACGGGAAGAAAAGGAGAAAGCGTGGGGAAGGAAgcagacagaaaaaaaacaaaaggagaagagagaaaaaaaattag